In one Butyrivibrio proteoclasticus B316 genomic region, the following are encoded:
- a CDS encoding TrkH family potassium uptake protein gives MIRFILFRLLRIMGTLFTLPLIVALVYKEYDSAISFLILAAVCFVVGTIFTIKKPANRVIYAKEGFAITAVAWIAVSMMGAVPFVITGTIPNYIDALFETVSGFTTTGGSILTTVDNIEKSVQFWRTFTHWIGGMGVLVFLLAVVPMADGYSMHLMRAESPGPVVGKIVPKVKDTAKILYIIYFGITVTEIVCLIISGMPIYDAITISFSTVGTGGFAVRDTGMMGYSLVSQAIIILFMALCGINFTVYYFLLNRKPKEAFAIDEVKFYLGTMLISAGIIAFNVYRSGCVTDPRLAFHHSLFSVASIMTTTGFCTLDFDTWPMLSKLMLVVLSLIGACAGSTGGGFKFSRALIVIRNARNELNFIVHPKAVKRVYMDGHSVEGTTVKSVTAYLGIYVITFIASTLIVALDNFDFQTTVTSVVATLNNIGPGLGMVGPTGNYSQFSYLSKLVLMFDMLAGRLELLPIFVILKPKTWRR, from the coding sequence ATGATCAGATTTATTCTGTTTAGACTGTTGAGGATCATGGGAACTCTTTTTACATTGCCTCTGATTGTTGCTCTTGTTTACAAGGAATATGACAGTGCAATTTCTTTCTTGATCCTTGCGGCTGTATGTTTTGTTGTCGGAACGATTTTTACTATTAAAAAGCCTGCAAATAGAGTTATTTATGCAAAAGAGGGATTTGCTATAACCGCTGTTGCGTGGATTGCAGTCAGTATGATGGGAGCGGTTCCTTTTGTAATAACAGGAACAATTCCAAATTATATAGATGCTCTTTTTGAGACTGTTTCCGGTTTTACTACTACCGGAGGCAGCATATTAACAACTGTTGATAACATTGAAAAGAGTGTTCAGTTCTGGAGAACATTTACTCACTGGATTGGTGGAATGGGAGTTTTGGTCTTCCTTCTTGCTGTTGTGCCTATGGCAGATGGATATAGTATGCATCTGATGAGAGCTGAGTCTCCGGGACCTGTTGTTGGTAAGATTGTTCCCAAAGTAAAAGACACAGCTAAGATTTTATATATCATATACTTTGGAATTACAGTTACAGAGATAGTTTGTCTTATTATTTCCGGAATGCCAATATATGATGCTATAACTATTTCTTTTTCTACTGTTGGAACGGGTGGTTTTGCAGTTCGCGATACCGGAATGATGGGATACTCCCTGGTGAGTCAGGCGATTATCATTTTGTTTATGGCCCTTTGCGGAATCAACTTTACTGTTTATTATTTTCTTCTCAATAGAAAGCCCAAAGAGGCATTTGCTATTGATGAAGTCAAATTCTATCTGGGAACAATGCTGATTTCTGCAGGAATCATAGCTTTTAATGTATACAGAAGCGGGTGTGTGACTGATCCGAGACTTGCCTTTCATCATTCGCTTTTTTCTGTGGCTTCTATTATGACTACGACGGGTTTCTGTACACTGGATTTTGATACATGGCCTATGCTATCCAAGCTTATGTTAGTGGTCCTTTCTCTGATAGGAGCTTGCGCCGGATCTACCGGCGGTGGATTTAAATTTTCCAGAGCTCTTATAGTTATCAGAAATGCCAGAAATGAGCTGAATTTCATTGTTCATCCCAAGGCTGTTAAAAGAGTCTACATGGACGGACATTCAGTAGAAGGAACAACAGTTAAGTCAGTTACAGCTTATCTTGGAATTTATGTAATTACATTCATAGCATCAACACTGATAGTTGCACTTGATAACTTTGATTTTCAGACAACTGTGACTTCAGTAGTTGCTACGCTTAATAATATAGGTCCCGGACTTGGTATGGTAGGGCCGACAGGTAATTATTCTCAGTTCTCATATCTGTCCAAACTGGTTCTGATGTTTGACATGCTTGCGGGCAGATTGGAGCTTTTGCCTATTTTTGTAATACTCAAGCCTAAGACCTGGAGAAGATAA
- the trkA gene encoding Trk system potassium transporter TrkA: MHILIVGCGNVGQTLTRQLSKEGHNITVIEEKSSVLQNVVNNYDVMGIVGNGASYSIMKDAGIETADLMIAVTDSDELNLLCCLIAKKAGNCHTIARVRNPIYKKEINFIKEELGLSMVINPEEAAANEAERLLKFPSATKIETFARGRAEMVKFIIDENSRLCNKALKDIPADLRKQVLISIVSRGNEVFIPDGNTVLHAGDEATVFASSRNTINFFRKLGLPTAKVHSTMIIGGGETGFYLAQNLLSLGIKVTIFERDPARCKELSDLLPQALIICGDGTDKDMLLEEGVTSVESFVSLTNLDEENIMLSMYVKSINPKAKLITKVHRVDYGDIIGSLNIGSIIYPKNITADRIVQFVRGMSASKDSNIETLYKLNDERVEALEFIVRGGSQVVGVPLSQLHLKKGILIACINHYGEITSPSGDSVIRDRDSVIVVTTRTGLKDINDILEN, encoded by the coding sequence ATGCATATTCTGATTGTGGGCTGCGGCAATGTAGGACAGACACTGACAAGGCAGCTTAGCAAAGAAGGACATAATATAACAGTTATAGAGGAAAAGAGTAGTGTTCTTCAAAATGTAGTTAATAACTACGATGTTATGGGAATTGTTGGCAATGGTGCCAGCTATTCTATCATGAAGGACGCAGGTATAGAAACTGCAGATCTTATGATTGCGGTTACTGATTCTGACGAGCTTAACCTTTTGTGCTGTCTGATTGCCAAGAAAGCAGGTAACTGCCATACTATAGCGAGAGTACGCAATCCTATATATAAAAAGGAAATCAACTTTATTAAGGAAGAATTGGGACTTTCCATGGTAATCAATCCAGAGGAAGCTGCAGCCAACGAGGCTGAGCGTCTTTTGAAATTCCCTTCAGCAACTAAGATTGAGACTTTTGCCAGAGGAAGAGCTGAGATGGTTAAATTTATCATCGATGAGAATTCCAGACTCTGCAATAAGGCTCTTAAAGATATTCCTGCGGATCTTCGTAAGCAGGTACTTATTTCTATTGTCAGCAGAGGAAATGAAGTATTTATCCCTGATGGAAATACAGTTCTTCATGCAGGAGATGAGGCTACAGTTTTTGCGTCCAGCAGAAATACAATTAACTTCTTTAGAAAGCTTGGACTTCCTACTGCCAAAGTACATTCTACAATGATAATTGGAGGAGGAGAGACGGGCTTTTATCTGGCTCAGAATCTTCTTTCTCTTGGAATAAAGGTTACTATTTTTGAAAGAGATCCTGCAAGATGCAAGGAATTGTCAGATCTTTTACCACAGGCTCTGATCATATGTGGTGATGGAACTGACAAGGATATGCTCCTTGAAGAAGGTGTAACAAGTGTGGAATCATTTGTTTCACTGACTAACCTTGATGAAGAGAACATTATGCTCTCAATGTATGTGAAGAGCATCAATCCCAAGGCAAAGCTTATTACCAAGGTACACAGAGTTGACTATGGTGATATCATAGGCTCACTTAATATTGGAAGTATCATTTATCCCAAGAATATTACTGCTGACAGAATTGTTCAGTTTGTTAGAGGAATGTCTGCGTCCAAGGATAGTAATATTGAGACTCTTTATAAGCTTAATGATGAGAGAGTTGAGGCGCTGGAGTTCATAGTACGCGGAGGAAGCCAGGTTGTAGGAGTTCCGCTTTCTCAGCTTCATCTAAAAAAAGGTATCCTTATTGCGTGCATAAACCATTATGGTGAAATCACTTCTCCAAGTGGTGACAGTGTTATAAGAGATAGAGATTCAGTTATTGTAGTTACTACAAGAACCGGATTAAAAGATATAAATGATATTTTGGAGAATTGA
- the bilS gene encoding flavodoxin family protein BilS, translated as MLKYLVIYASETGNTKKLAEEIYKALPSSKKDKALVDVRTWNGTLDAETYFIGFWANRGSCTLEIIDILSSLNHRNIALFGTCGTGNAKGYYSLLEQNASVWISDDNNYLGSYFCQGKMTDELRAKYESYRGKCDDEKIDQIIKIFDSAKNHPSREDLQRAHQFVNECYLQAKESLLHV; from the coding sequence ATGCTCAAATATCTGGTTATTTATGCCAGTGAAACTGGCAACACCAAAAAACTAGCTGAAGAAATATATAAAGCTTTACCTTCCTCCAAAAAAGATAAGGCATTAGTTGACGTGCGGACCTGGAACGGAACTCTTGATGCAGAAACATACTTTATAGGCTTTTGGGCCAACAGAGGCTCATGTACACTTGAAATTATAGATATACTCTCCTCACTTAATCATCGCAATATTGCACTGTTCGGAACCTGCGGAACAGGAAATGCAAAAGGATACTACTCTTTGCTCGAGCAAAATGCAAGTGTGTGGATTTCTGATGATAATAACTATCTTGGCTCATACTTTTGTCAGGGTAAAATGACAGATGAACTACGAGCCAAGTATGAATCCTACAGAGGAAAGTGCGATGATGAGAAAATAGATCAGATTATTAAGATTTTCGATTCAGCCAAAAATCATCCTTCAAGAGAAGACCTGCAAAGAGCACATCAATTCGTCAATGAGTGCTATCTGCAGGCCAAAGAATCACTATTACATGTATAA
- the rplA gene encoding 50S ribosomal protein L1, whose protein sequence is MKHGKKYVEAAKLIDKTQQYEAAEAIALVKKSATAKFDETVELHIRTGCDSRHADQQIRGAVVLPNGTGKTVKVLVFAKGTKLDEAQAAGADYVGGEELIPKIQNDGWLDFDVVVATPDMMGVVGRLGKVLGPKGLMPNPKAGTVTMDVTKAIADIKAGKIEYRLDKANIIHVPVGKASFTEEQLEQNFNALMDAITKARPASVKGQYLKSITLATTMGPGVKVVSNKY, encoded by the coding sequence ATGAAACACGGAAAGAAATACGTAGAAGCTGCTAAGCTTATTGATAAGACTCAGCAGTATGAAGCTGCAGAAGCTATCGCTCTTGTTAAGAAGTCAGCTACTGCAAAATTTGATGAGACTGTAGAATTACACATCAGAACAGGCTGTGATTCACGTCACGCTGATCAGCAGATCAGAGGCGCTGTTGTTCTTCCTAACGGAACAGGTAAGACTGTTAAGGTTCTTGTTTTCGCTAAGGGAACAAAGCTTGACGAGGCTCAGGCAGCTGGTGCTGATTATGTAGGTGGCGAGGAGCTTATTCCTAAGATCCAGAACGACGGATGGCTTGATTTCGACGTTGTAGTTGCAACACCTGATATGATGGGCGTTGTAGGACGTCTTGGTAAGGTACTTGGACCTAAGGGTCTTATGCCAAACCCTAAGGCTGGTACAGTAACAATGGATGTTACTAAGGCTATCGCTGATATCAAGGCTGGTAAGATTGAGTACAGACTTGACAAGGCTAACATCATCCACGTTCCAGTTGGTAAGGCTTCTTTCACAGAAGAGCAGCTTGAGCAGAACTTCAACGCTCTTATGGATGCTATCACAAAGGCTAGACCAGCATCTGTTAAGGGTCAGTATCTCAAGAGCATCACTCTTGCTACAACAATGGGCCCTGGTGTTAAGGTTGTATCTAACAAGTACTAA
- the rplK gene encoding 50S ribosomal protein L11, with protein sequence MAKKVEGYIKLQIQAGKATPAPPVGPALGQHGVNIVEFTKQFNAQTADKGDVIIPVVITVYADRSFTFITKTPPAAVLLKKAAKIQKGSGVPNKTKVATISKEEIRKIAETKMPDLNAVDIEGAMSMIAGTARSMGIVVED encoded by the coding sequence ATGGCAAAGAAAGTCGAAGGATATATTAAGTTACAGATCCAGGCTGGTAAAGCAACACCAGCACCACCAGTTGGACCAGCACTTGGTCAGCATGGTGTAAACATCGTTGAATTCACAAAGCAGTTCAACGCTCAGACAGCAGATAAGGGTGACGTTATCATCCCTGTTGTTATCACTGTTTATGCAGACAGAAGTTTCACATTCATCACAAAGACTCCACCTGCAGCAGTTCTTCTTAAGAAGGCAGCTAAGATTCAGAAGGGATCAGGAGTTCCTAACAAGACTAAGGTTGCAACTATTTCTAAGGAAGAAATTAGAAAGATTGCAGAGACAAAGATGCCAGACCTTAACGCTGTTGACATCGAGGGTGCTATGAGCATGATCGCTGGTACAGCACGTAGTATGGGTATCGTAGTAGAAGACTGA
- the nusG gene encoding transcription termination/antitermination protein NusG, protein MSEEMEKDLELDSANTVSEEVLSDASENQEATTEAGNASANENAHWYVVHTYSGYENKVKANLEKTIENRHLENQILEVRVPLQDVVEVKNGARKNVQRKMFPGYVLVNMDMNDETWYVVRNTRGVTGFVGPGSKPVPLTDAEIKPLGIKTDTISVDFGVGDEIAVIAGVWKDTAGVVQRMDFGKQTATINVDLFGRETPVEISFAEVRKIDS, encoded by the coding sequence ATGTCAGAAGAAATGGAAAAGGATCTTGAATTAGATTCTGCCAACACAGTATCTGAAGAGGTATTATCAGATGCTTCTGAGAACCAGGAAGCTACAACAGAGGCTGGCAATGCATCAGCCAATGAGAATGCTCATTGGTATGTTGTTCACACATATTCAGGCTATGAGAACAAGGTTAAAGCTAACCTTGAGAAGACCATCGAGAACAGACATCTTGAGAATCAGATTCTCGAGGTAAGAGTTCCGCTTCAGGATGTAGTCGAAGTTAAGAATGGTGCTCGCAAGAATGTCCAGAGGAAAATGTTCCCAGGCTATGTTCTTGTCAACATGGATATGAATGACGAGACTTGGTATGTTGTTCGTAATACACGTGGTGTAACTGGTTTCGTAGGACCGGGAAGTAAACCTGTTCCTCTTACTGATGCAGAGATCAAACCTCTCGGTATTAAGACAGATACAATTTCTGTTGACTTCGGCGTTGGCGATGAGATTGCAGTTATCGCTGGTGTTTGGAAGGATACAGCAGGTGTTGTACAGAGAATGGATTTTGGTAAGCAGACAGCTACTATCAATGTAGATTTGTTTGGCCGTGAGACACCGGTTGAGATTTCATTCGCTGAAGTTAGAAAAATTGATTCATAA
- the secE gene encoding preprotein translocase subunit SecE, which translates to MEETKAVSSSSNTTAKKKAKSKDGVFSKIADFFSGVKAEFGKIIWPTKDDIIKQTTAVVVVSAICCALIAVLDIVFEYGVNFITSIF; encoded by the coding sequence ATGGAAGAGACCAAAGCAGTATCAAGCAGTTCCAATACTACTGCCAAGAAGAAGGCTAAATCTAAGGACGGAGTTTTCTCTAAGATTGCAGACTTCTTTTCAGGGGTTAAGGCAGAGTTTGGAAAGATTATATGGCCTACAAAAGACGATATTATTAAGCAGACAACTGCAGTAGTTGTTGTTTCTGCTATTTGTTGCGCACTGATCGCAGTATTGGACATTGTGTTTGAATATGGAGTGAACTTTATTACTTCTATATTTTAA
- the rpmG gene encoding 50S ribosomal protein L33, translated as MRTRITLACTDCKNRNYDTTKDKKTHPDRVEMKKYCPFCKKHTLHKETK; from the coding sequence ATGCGTACAAGAATTACACTGGCATGCACAGATTGCAAGAATCGTAACTATGACACAACTAAGGATAAGAAGACACATCCTGATCGTGTTGAGATGAAGAAGTATTGCCCATTCTGCAAGAAGCATACATTACATAAGGAAACAAAATAA
- the fliD gene encoding flagellar filament capping protein FliD, whose translation MAGISLNGAYNHFIQDYVSKDVAHADTHRKDELRDVYKSIARINKNSPLYLLTDDDKSRNDAIEIKERARQLQGNIIGLNNQEDKLSLDHTSGYTSDEEKVVASYIGKTPDEDIGKTGFVIEVSSLASAQVNTGRFLQKDSFGLPAKDYAFDVRVGKQEFEFQFSIYQTDRNIDIQDKISKLINKANIGLASNIIEDSQGRSALQITSTKTGLRAGESSQFEVYESSSGLAVGSVAHLGLDQVSAPASNAHFTLNGEEKSSISNRFTVGGKFELTLQGPTTTEPVFVGVKKDNEALKKHISSLIDNYNGFVKDAAGDKDVKFKSDKLKSEIVGIAKQYMSTMTDTGINLEADGTLSIDDELLTQAISGAESDISLAPVKQFSSALIDKAKEISVDPMKYVDRPVVNYKNPDNKDTSSPYITSEYSGMMFNNYC comes from the coding sequence ATGGCAGGCATTTCTTTAAATGGCGCTTATAACCATTTCATACAAGATTATGTATCCAAAGATGTGGCACATGCTGATACTCATCGAAAAGATGAGCTTCGGGATGTGTATAAGTCTATTGCAAGAATCAATAAGAACTCCCCTCTTTATCTTTTAACAGATGACGATAAATCGCGCAATGACGCAATTGAAATAAAAGAAAGAGCAAGGCAGCTTCAAGGTAATATCATTGGGCTTAATAATCAGGAAGATAAGTTATCTCTTGATCACACTTCCGGTTACACCAGTGATGAAGAAAAAGTTGTTGCTTCTTATATAGGTAAGACTCCGGATGAAGACATTGGCAAGACAGGTTTTGTGATCGAAGTATCATCACTTGCATCAGCCCAGGTCAACACCGGTCGCTTCCTTCAAAAGGATTCCTTCGGTCTTCCGGCCAAGGATTACGCTTTTGATGTTCGTGTCGGCAAACAGGAATTTGAATTCCAGTTCAGTATTTATCAGACTGACAGAAACATAGACATCCAGGATAAGATATCTAAATTGATCAACAAGGCTAATATAGGTCTTGCATCTAATATTATAGAGGATTCACAGGGGCGAAGTGCTCTTCAGATCACTTCAACCAAGACAGGTCTTCGCGCCGGCGAATCAAGTCAGTTTGAAGTGTATGAATCATCCAGTGGACTTGCAGTCGGATCCGTTGCACACCTTGGTCTTGATCAGGTGTCCGCCCCCGCATCCAATGCGCACTTTACATTAAATGGCGAAGAGAAGTCCTCAATCTCCAACAGATTCACAGTTGGCGGTAAATTTGAATTAACCCTTCAGGGCCCCACAACTACCGAACCTGTTTTTGTAGGTGTCAAAAAAGATAACGAAGCGCTCAAGAAGCATATCAGTTCACTGATTGATAATTACAATGGCTTTGTAAAAGATGCAGCCGGTGATAAAGATGTCAAGTTTAAGAGTGACAAGCTCAAATCTGAAATAGTAGGAATAGCCAAACAGTACATGTCTACCATGACTGATACAGGAATCAACCTGGAAGCCGACGGAACGCTTTCTATAGATGATGAACTTCTGACACAGGCAATTTCAGGTGCAGAAAGTGATATTTCACTTGCTCCGGTCAAACAGTTTTCAAGTGCTCTGATTGATAAAGCCAAAGAAATATCTGTTGATCCTATGAAATATGTAGACAGACCGGTAGTTAATTACAAGAATCCGGATAATAAAGATACATCTTCTCCTTATATTACAAGCGAGTATTCCGGAATGATGTTCAACAATTATTGTTAA
- the glf gene encoding UDP-galactopyranose mutase — protein MKYDYLVVGAGLFGAVFAHEMAVQGKNVLVIDKRDNVAGNIYTYNKMGINVHQYGAHIFHTSDKEVWDYINEFAEFNNYINSPVAVYKDELYNLPFNMNTFSKMWGIKTPQEASDIISKQAEEEISRINKEKGTDEFEATNLEEQALSLAGRDIYEKLVKGYTEKQWGRDCTDLPAFIIKRLPMRFTYDNNYFNDRYQGIPIGGYTAVIEKLLLMAKDNEIPFVSGSITVKTGVDYYDFIKMSGNVPATPYESVTGDSFDKILFTGMIDEFFGYKLGTLEYRSLRFETQELPDVDNYQGNAVVNYTEREVPYTRIIEHKHFEYGKGAGTIITREYPANWKHGDEPYYPMNDDKNNELYSKYAEMSKEYPNILFGGRLGQYKYYNMDQVIRAALDMARECK, from the coding sequence ATGAAGTATGATTATTTAGTTGTTGGCGCCGGACTTTTTGGAGCTGTATTTGCACATGAGATGGCAGTACAAGGGAAAAATGTGCTGGTAATAGATAAAAGAGATAATGTGGCAGGTAATATCTATACCTATAATAAGATGGGTATTAATGTTCATCAGTATGGCGCACATATATTCCACACATCAGATAAGGAAGTATGGGATTATATCAATGAGTTTGCTGAGTTTAACAACTACATTAATTCTCCTGTAGCGGTATATAAGGATGAATTATATAATCTTCCTTTTAATATGAACACCTTCAGCAAAATGTGGGGGATCAAGACTCCGCAGGAAGCAAGTGATATTATCAGTAAGCAGGCTGAGGAAGAGATTTCCCGTATTAATAAGGAAAAGGGAACGGACGAGTTCGAGGCAACTAACCTTGAAGAGCAGGCTCTTTCACTTGCAGGAAGAGATATCTATGAGAAGCTGGTTAAAGGCTATACTGAGAAACAGTGGGGAAGGGATTGTACAGATCTTCCGGCCTTTATTATTAAACGTCTTCCGATGAGATTTACCTATGATAATAATTACTTTAACGACAGATATCAGGGTATACCTATTGGCGGATATACTGCTGTAATAGAAAAGCTCCTTCTTATGGCAAAGGATAATGAGATTCCTTTTGTTTCCGGAAGCATCACAGTTAAGACGGGCGTTGACTATTACGACTTTATTAAGATGAGTGGCAATGTTCCGGCAACTCCTTATGAGTCTGTGACAGGAGATTCTTTTGATAAGATTCTCTTTACTGGAATGATCGATGAGTTCTTTGGATATAAACTTGGAACTCTTGAATACAGATCACTTAGATTTGAAACACAGGAACTTCCTGATGTGGATAACTACCAGGGAAATGCCGTTGTAAATTACACAGAAAGAGAAGTTCCTTACACAAGGATAATTGAGCATAAGCATTTTGAATATGGCAAGGGAGCAGGAACTATCATAACCAGAGAGTATCCTGCAAACTGGAAACATGGAGATGAACCATATTATCCTATGAACGATGATAAGAATAATGAGCTTTATTCCAAGTATGCAGAGATGTCCAAAGAGTATCCGAATATCCTCTTTGGAGGAAGACTTGGCCAGTATAAGTACTACAACATGGATCAGGTAATTAGAGCTGCTCTTGATATGGCAAGAGAATGCAAATAA
- a CDS encoding glycosyltransferase, with protein sequence MILSYNDLELIQMCIDAINQYAPARSEIVVVDNASTEEGVIDYLKEASRTSRLNFTLVLNDENLGFPAGCNLGAKKCAPGNDIFFLNNDAIVTPLSLFWLRMGLYDNRNVGATSAFSNSASLQEIDALSFKPFVDDKKVFEAEGAWHKKLGAARAYKAFEDYASERVPVYINPYVKSFRLTGFALLLSREAIFAVAPDLQVFDEFFSPGYFEDDDLGIRLSSAGFQEYICKNSFIYHNGGGGFEGHADAMEKGREKFESKWEFDIWSYSLPWESACEEVIRLSKEKKGMLRVLDFSCGLGANASYIKSRTTNVFIAGVCANSFAAAVAGNIADETAFGDANTTRLPWDDHSFDAVIAEKAYVSRGQIGRFLSPDGISICEDKYPF encoded by the coding sequence ATGATCCTGTCTTATAACGATCTCGAACTTATTCAAATGTGTATAGATGCAATAAATCAATATGCTCCTGCAAGAAGTGAAATAGTTGTTGTGGATAATGCCTCAACTGAAGAAGGGGTTATAGATTATCTTAAAGAGGCAAGCAGAACATCACGGCTTAATTTTACGCTGGTGTTAAACGATGAAAATCTCGGTTTCCCTGCAGGTTGTAATTTGGGAGCAAAAAAATGTGCTCCGGGAAACGACATTTTTTTCTTGAATAATGATGCGATAGTGACGCCTTTATCACTTTTCTGGCTCAGAATGGGGCTTTACGATAATAGGAACGTAGGAGCTACAAGCGCCTTTTCAAACAGCGCATCTTTGCAGGAAATAGATGCCCTTTCTTTTAAACCTTTTGTAGATGATAAAAAAGTTTTTGAGGCAGAAGGAGCATGGCATAAAAAGCTTGGAGCAGCCAGGGCATATAAGGCTTTTGAGGATTATGCATCTGAAAGGGTGCCTGTTTATATTAATCCATATGTCAAAAGTTTCAGGCTTACGGGTTTTGCGCTTTTACTGTCGAGGGAAGCTATATTTGCTGTTGCACCTGACCTTCAGGTGTTTGATGAATTCTTTTCGCCTGGGTATTTTGAGGATGACGATCTGGGAATAAGGCTGTCAAGTGCAGGATTTCAGGAGTATATTTGCAAGAACAGTTTCATATATCACAATGGCGGAGGTGGCTTTGAAGGGCACGCGGATGCAATGGAAAAAGGCCGTGAGAAATTTGAGAGCAAGTGGGAGTTTGATATATGGAGCTATAGCCTTCCGTGGGAGTCAGCTTGTGAAGAAGTTATAAGACTTTCCAAAGAGAAAAAAGGCATGCTGAGAGTTCTAGACTTTAGCTGCGGCCTTGGAGCAAATGCCTCATATATTAAAAGCAGGACAACAAATGTGTTTATTGCGGGGGTGTGTGCCAATTCTTTTGCGGCTGCAGTGGCTGGAAATATAGCTGATGAAACAGCTTTTGGTGATGCTAATACCACAAGGCTTCCTTGGGATGATCACTCTTTTGATGCCGTCATTGCAGAGAAAGCTTATGTCAGCAGGGGGCAGATTGGAAGATTTCTTTCTCCGGACGGCATCAGTATCTGTGAAGATAAATATCCGTTTTGA
- a CDS encoding NAD-dependent epimerase/dehydratase family protein: MKIAIVTGAYGFAGANLVEHLLSKDYKVYAVGRRNSFHNERFQDAPADRLIKVFLEMEEYDKLPEEIGEKADFFFHLAWGGGREDFEVQMKNVDGALKAIEAAAKISKDIRFVGIGSQAEYGIKSDHDFITEDMRLEPFSAYGSCKAAAFYLLRNRADQLGIDFIWGRIFSLIGKYEPSGRMIPDLIAKLSRGEQVRLSSCEQYWDYLDAEDAAAAIEALGNRGVAGEDYNIAHGDFRPLKDYVMEVADIIANEKGREDTHKLITFGDKASPFISLRPSAEKIKRDTGWAPEVAFENTIMKYVM, from the coding sequence ATGAAAATTGCGATAGTTACAGGTGCTTACGGGTTTGCAGGAGCAAACCTTGTAGAGCACCTTTTGAGTAAAGATTATAAGGTGTATGCGGTTGGCAGAAGAAATTCTTTTCACAACGAAAGATTTCAGGATGCACCGGCTGATAGACTTATCAAGGTGTTTCTGGAAATGGAAGAGTATGATAAGCTCCCTGAAGAAATAGGGGAGAAGGCGGATTTCTTTTTCCACCTGGCCTGGGGCGGGGGAAGAGAAGACTTTGAAGTCCAGATGAAAAATGTGGATGGTGCTTTAAAGGCTATAGAAGCAGCTGCAAAGATTTCTAAAGATATACGCTTTGTTGGAATCGGTTCTCAGGCTGAATATGGTATAAAGTCAGATCATGATTTTATCACTGAGGATATGAGACTTGAACCTTTTTCGGCTTATGGGTCATGCAAGGCAGCAGCTTTTTATCTTTTGAGGAATAGAGCAGATCAGCTTGGGATAGACTTTATCTGGGGCAGAATATTCAGCCTTATAGGAAAATATGAGCCTTCAGGGCGAATGATCCCGGATCTGATAGCCAAACTTTCAAGAGGAGAACAGGTGAGACTCTCATCCTGCGAACAGTACTGGGATTACCTTGACGCTGAAGATGCTGCGGCTGCAATCGAGGCACTGGGAAACAGAGGAGTGGCTGGAGAAGATTACAACATAGCCCACGGTGATTTCAGACCTCTTAAGGATTATGTCATGGAAGTAGCAGACATCATTGCTAATGAAAAAGGCAGAGAAGATACTCATAAGCTTATTACTTTTGGAGATAAGGCGTCTCCTTTTATTTCACTCAGACCTTCGGCAGAGAAGATTAAAAGAGACACAGGATGGGCACCTGAGGTGGCGTTTGAGAATACGATAATGAAGTATGTTATGTGA